In Hydrogenovibrio thermophilus, the following are encoded in one genomic region:
- a CDS encoding CobW family GTP-binding protein, which produces MAKISDTPTPVTLVTGLLGSGKTTAIHRLLQQRPAGENWGLLINEFGEIGIDAATLDADSPWIEDVTGGCICCSAQFGYRQALQKLLQHPLDRILVEPTGLGHPAQVIDTLKQFQPHIRIAGVLLVITPQQLTPERWAKSAVMRDLVNLADTVLLNKTDLASDDDIRQAKQLLQQTYPPKEAILHTHLNAECNFPPGLVDFKQTQPAFTLLSGLHEHQQQTDTCTLPGESKLPHCLQRQVQTGHTTSVGWQFDANIQFNRVALKAFIEEQSHLIRAKGVLRTGNEWQLLNVVDGQIQWQDMAWRQDSRLELLFETASDNASNTFIDQLETALNTCLIDRS; this is translated from the coding sequence ATGGCAAAGATCTCTGACACCCCAACTCCCGTTACCCTGGTAACGGGACTGCTCGGCAGCGGCAAAACCACCGCCATTCACCGACTGTTACAGCAACGCCCCGCCGGCGAAAACTGGGGCCTGCTCATCAATGAATTCGGCGAAATCGGCATTGACGCCGCTACCCTCGATGCCGACAGCCCATGGATTGAAGACGTCACCGGCGGTTGCATCTGCTGCAGCGCCCAATTCGGTTATCGCCAAGCTTTGCAAAAGCTGTTACAGCATCCATTGGACCGCATTTTGGTCGAACCCACCGGGCTCGGCCATCCGGCACAGGTCATCGACACCTTAAAACAATTCCAACCCCATATCCGAATCGCCGGTGTGTTGCTGGTCATCACCCCACAACAACTGACGCCGGAACGCTGGGCCAAATCGGCGGTGATGCGCGACCTGGTCAACCTCGCCGATACGGTTCTGCTCAATAAAACCGACCTCGCCAGCGACGACGACATCCGCCAGGCCAAACAACTGTTACAACAAACTTACCCGCCGAAAGAAGCGATTCTGCACACCCATTTGAATGCCGAATGCAACTTTCCGCCAGGCCTGGTGGATTTTAAACAAACCCAACCGGCCTTTACCCTGCTCAGCGGCCTGCATGAACACCAGCAACAAACGGATACCTGCACTCTACCGGGCGAATCCAAACTACCGCATTGCCTGCAACGCCAAGTCCAAACCGGCCACACCACCAGCGTCGGTTGGCAATTCGATGCCAATATTCAATTCAACCGTGTCGCCCTGAAAGCGTTTATTGAAGAGCAATCTCACCTGATTCGCGCCAAAGGCGTGCTGCGTACCGGCAACGAATGGCAATTACTGAACGTCGTCGACGGTCAAATCCAATGGCAGGACATGGCCTGGCGTCAAGACAGTCGGCTGGAATTATTATTCGAAACCGCCTCAGATAATGCCTCGAACACCTTTATCGACCAGTTGGAAACCGCCCTCAACACCTGCCTGATCGACCGCTCTTAA
- a CDS encoding FAD-dependent oxidoreductase: protein MQNRTFDVVIVGGGITGTALAYTLAKYTDIKSIAILEKYGSLSPLNSNARSNSQTLHCGDIETNYTLEKAISVKRTANMLVKYAEQVDKNDFLYKFPKMILAVGDDECERLEKRHEEFKEGFPYMELWDAEKIAEVEPKVALKDGKPRPERILASGCTDEYSAVNYGNLSKSFIDSARKTGKDIRVSLSSKVDRIIELEDHYELQTAHGTYVGRFVVVSAGAHSLLLANQLGHGMNLSTLPMAGSFYFAPKVLNGKVYTMQNDKLPFAALHGDPDLTEPDKTRLGPTALVLPKLERYTGGTYMDFWRSLKLDTKVLRVFWDLMKDSTIRNYIFRNFLFEVPWLNKKLFVKDARKILPDLTTKDLTYAEGYGGVRPQVIDKTTKELKLGEASIVPEHDNIIFNMTPSPGATTCLGNAYRDAKIICERLGVNLKHDELVNDLLDGKDL, encoded by the coding sequence ATGCAAAATCGTACATTTGATGTCGTGATCGTCGGCGGTGGTATCACCGGAACCGCGCTCGCCTATACACTGGCTAAATACACCGACATCAAGTCCATCGCCATCCTGGAAAAATACGGCTCTTTATCCCCGTTGAACTCCAATGCGCGCAGCAACAGCCAAACGTTGCACTGCGGCGACATCGAAACCAACTACACTTTGGAAAAAGCCATTTCCGTCAAGCGTACCGCCAATATGCTGGTGAAGTACGCCGAACAGGTCGATAAAAACGATTTCCTGTATAAGTTCCCGAAAATGATTCTAGCCGTCGGCGACGACGAATGCGAGCGTCTGGAAAAACGCCATGAAGAATTCAAGGAAGGCTTCCCTTACATGGAACTGTGGGACGCCGAAAAAATTGCCGAAGTCGAACCCAAGGTTGCGCTGAAAGACGGCAAACCACGCCCGGAACGCATTTTAGCCAGCGGTTGTACCGACGAATATTCCGCCGTCAACTACGGCAACCTGTCGAAATCCTTTATCGACAGCGCCCGTAAAACCGGCAAGGATATCCGGGTTTCCCTCAGCTCCAAAGTGGACCGCATCATCGAACTGGAAGACCACTACGAACTGCAAACCGCGCACGGCACTTATGTCGGCCGTTTTGTCGTGGTGTCCGCCGGGGCGCACAGTTTGTTACTGGCCAACCAACTCGGCCACGGCATGAACCTGTCCACCCTGCCGATGGCCGGCAGCTTCTATTTCGCGCCGAAAGTGCTGAACGGCAAAGTCTACACCATGCAAAACGACAAACTGCCGTTCGCCGCACTGCATGGCGACCCCGACTTAACCGAGCCGGACAAAACCCGCCTAGGGCCAACCGCCCTGGTTCTGCCGAAACTGGAACGCTACACCGGCGGCACCTATATGGACTTCTGGCGCTCGCTGAAACTGGACACAAAAGTCCTGCGCGTGTTTTGGGATTTAATGAAAGACAGCACCATCCGTAATTACATTTTCCGCAACTTCCTGTTTGAAGTGCCGTGGTTGAACAAAAAGCTGTTCGTCAAAGACGCCCGCAAAATCCTACCGGATTTAACCACCAAAGACCTCACCTACGCGGAAGGTTACGGCGGCGTCCGCCCGCAGGTCATCGACAAGACCACCAAAGAACTCAAATTGGGCGAAGCCAGCATCGTGCCCGAGCACGACAACATCATCTTTAATATGACACCGTCGCCGGGTGCCACGACGTGTCTAGGCAACGCCTATCGCGATGCGAAAATCATCTGCGAACGTCTTGGCGTCAACCTGAAGCACGACGAACTCGTCAACGACTTGCTGGATGGCAAAGATCTCTGA
- a CDS encoding Lrp/AsnC family transcriptional regulator, which yields MLNKLDKYDKAILNALQNNGRLSNQELADQIGLSPSACLRRFKALEAAGVILGYRALLDARSLGLDLMALVHISMDKHTHERFEAFDDAIQALPNVVECLLLTGQTADYQLKVVVKDLEAYQDLLLNHITQIEGVSGVHTSFVLRKVVDKTALPIA from the coding sequence ATGCTCAATAAACTGGATAAATACGACAAAGCCATTCTCAATGCGTTGCAAAATAACGGCCGTTTGAGCAACCAGGAATTGGCCGATCAAATCGGTTTGTCGCCGTCGGCGTGTCTGCGCCGTTTTAAAGCTTTGGAAGCCGCCGGGGTGATTCTCGGCTACCGCGCGCTGTTGGACGCGCGTTCATTGGGGTTGGATTTAATGGCGTTGGTGCACATTTCCATGGACAAGCACACGCATGAACGGTTTGAAGCGTTTGACGACGCGATACAGGCCTTGCCGAATGTGGTGGAATGTCTGCTGCTCACGGGCCAAACCGCCGATTACCAGTTGAAAGTGGTGGTGAAGGATTTGGAGGCCTATCAGGATTTACTGCTCAATCACATTACTCAAATCGAAGGTGTCAGCGGGGTGCACACCAGTTTTGTCTTGCGTAAAGTGGTGGATAAAACGGCGTTGCCGATTGCTTGA
- the folE2 gene encoding GTP cyclohydrolase FolE2 yields MTKHMPDIACQPHQDPQGKLNWVGMSGIELPIQLQQDSQNTLTLSSQVQAYVSLDDPLSKGIHMSRLYLILDETGSKAPLTPASIQNMLQAFIESHQGLSQNAFVEFRFDYYERRRSLKSDNSGWKHYPCTMRGEMRDGQYECEVSISVPYSSTCPCSAALSRQLIQEAFEQQFNGQALDYNQVLEWLGTPEGICATPHSQRSYAQIKLKVDASHDLNLSTVINQIEDAVKTPVQSTVKREDEQEFARLNATNLMFCEDAARRMQAKLESCTEYQDYWVRVNHLESLHPHDAVAIVTKNVPGGYSDEPNFMDRFEH; encoded by the coding sequence ATGACGAAGCACATGCCCGATATCGCTTGCCAACCCCACCAAGACCCACAGGGAAAACTCAACTGGGTCGGAATGAGTGGCATTGAACTGCCAATCCAGCTACAACAAGATTCGCAAAACACCCTAACCCTATCCTCGCAGGTACAAGCCTACGTCAGCCTGGACGATCCTTTAAGCAAAGGGATCCACATGTCGCGCCTGTATCTGATTCTAGATGAAACCGGCTCGAAAGCGCCGTTAACACCGGCCAGCATCCAAAATATGCTGCAGGCCTTTATCGAATCGCACCAAGGGCTCAGCCAAAACGCCTTTGTCGAATTCCGTTTCGATTATTATGAAAGACGCCGCTCCCTGAAATCCGATAACTCCGGCTGGAAACACTATCCGTGTACGATGCGCGGTGAAATGCGAGACGGACAATACGAATGCGAAGTCAGCATCAGCGTGCCCTATTCCTCCACTTGCCCCTGTTCCGCAGCCCTGTCTCGCCAATTGATTCAGGAAGCCTTCGAACAGCAATTCAACGGTCAAGCGCTGGACTACAACCAGGTGCTGGAATGGCTCGGCACGCCGGAAGGCATCTGCGCCACGCCGCACAGCCAGCGCTCTTATGCGCAGATCAAACTGAAAGTGGATGCGTCGCACGACTTAAACCTCTCCACCGTCATCAACCAGATTGAAGACGCGGTGAAAACGCCGGTGCAATCCACCGTCAAGCGCGAAGACGAGCAGGAATTCGCCCGTCTGAACGCCACCAACCTGATGTTCTGTGAAGACGCCGCGCGTCGCATGCAAGCCAAACTGGAAAGCTGCACCGAATATCAAGACTATTGGGTGCGCGTCAACCACTTGGAAAGCCTGCACCCGCACGATGCGGTGGCGATTGTCACCAAAAACGTACCGGGCGGTTACAGCGACGAACCTAACTTTATGGATCGTTTCGAGCACTAA